Below is a window of endosymbiont of Galathealinum brachiosum DNA.
CAGTCTATTAATAAAGATGACATGAGCATTTATACCATACGTGATGGTAAAAAATTCCAATACACGGCTAATAAAATTATTCTTGCACTACCACCGAGATTAATACAACAGAACATAGATTTCACACCTGCCATTCCAGAAGAAATTTCAAACATCTGGAAAAGCATACCGACCTGGATGTCTGGGCATTGTAAAATTATGTTTATTTATGAAAAACCCTTCTGGCGAGATAACAACTTATCAGGCGAAGTTTTCAGCCATTACGGCCCATTGTCAGAAATTTATGATGGTAGCCCTTCAAGTGAAGAATATTACGCCCTCACCGCTTTTGTGGGTTTAAATGCTCATCAGCGTAAACAGGTTGATAAAGAACGCTTAATTGAATCATGCATGAAGCAATTACAACGTCTGTTCGGCGATGAGAGCCAGAACACCTGCGATATACAGTTAAAGGACTGGAGTCTGGACGAAAACACTACCGCTGAAATAGATTTAACTTCACCCATGCAACACCCGCAATATCCTGAAGATGCACCTAGACATTTCTGGGGTGGGAAAGTAATACTGACGGGCACTGAATTTGCTCGTGAGCATGGGGGTTATCTTGAAGGAGCCATTGAAAGTGCTGATGAAGCTATTTCTAACTATTAAAATTAATGAATCGATATATCAACAATCAAATACTCTTAAGCATATTTAAGATTCCACTATATTACGTTATTCAATTACGATAACTCGTTGTTAACGATTTATCGTTGCGAATTTCATTAAATATCACCTCTTACTCATCTAACTTTGCATCCTATAATTTAAACACATACCGTATTTAGCTATACCTCACCCTTAACCTGATTATTTTACAATCTATCACTATTATTTCATTACCCAACGAGCGATAAATAACATAATTCTCACACTTTACTTTTTTTTGTAATATCTGGCATGGCTTATGCGATCAAATTATTAATACACCAGGAGATTATCATGAGCCAGAAACAAAAAAGCTATTTAAGCAATCTGAATCGTATAATTATTTTCATGCTTACCCTGTCGGGTCTTTTAATGGATGGGTTTCAAACTTCTGATATTCCCTGCACTTTTGCAGTGATCTTCTGGTTATGGTTACCATTATGTACAGAAATCGAATCTAAATTTATTAA
It encodes the following:
- a CDS encoding amine oxidase — its product is MSEHHSVIIIGAGLSGLYSAWQLQQKQQDVILLEARNRAGGRIFSADYKNSRFDMGPAWVWPHLQPRLNQLMKNLDLDTFKQHTSGAMLYEKNPDEIEHYTGQSSHSESYRIAGASQQLIETLQNKLPESGIHLNTLVQSINKDDMSIYTIRDGKKFQYTANKIILALPPRLIQQNIDFTPAIPEEISNIWKSIPTWMSGHCKIMFIYEKPFWRDNNLSGEVFSHYGPLSEIYDGSPSSEEYYALTAFVGLNAHQRKQVDKERLIESCMKQLQRLFGDESQNTCDIQLKDWSLDENTTAEIDLTSPMQHPQYPEDAPRHFWGGKVILTGTEFAREHGGYLEGAIESADEAISNY